CCGTGCCCCCAATCTCGGTTATGACCACATCGGGCGAACACTCTTTTGCTACTTGAATAACCCTTTCCTTTATTTCATTGGTAATATGGGGTATCACCTGAACGGTTTGTCCTAAGTAGTCTCCCCTTCTCTCCTTGTCAATCACGGCCTTATATATCTGGCCGGTCGTTACATTGGAATTACGGCTCAGGTTCTCGTCCACAAACCGTTCATAATGTCCTACGTCCAAATCGGTTTCCGCTCCATCCTCAGTCACAAAAACTTCTCCGTGCTGATAAGGACTCATCGTCCCCGGATCCACGTTGATGTAAGGATCGAACTTCTGGAGAGAAACCCGCAATCCCCGGCTTTTGAGCAGTCGACCGAGCGATGCGGCCGTAATTCCCTTCCCCAGCGATGATACTACTCCTCCTGTTACGAATATGAACTTGGTCAATTCCTGCTCCCCCTTTTTTTGACTCGCGACCCTCTCTACCGTCCTCCAAATCCAAAAGCAAGCGGGGTTTTGTTCCCCGCTTCCCTCATTTTTGGAAATAGTCCAGGACTGTAACTTGCTTTTCTCCCGTACGGTCTACGCCGGTTAACTCGAGATATGGTTTTTTTATAGCCTTAGCATAATTTTTCAAAAAACCCTCGACCGGTGCGATATTAATTTGGCAATGAGGGGTCTTGAAATGCATTGGCACCACTACCTGCGGATCAAGCTGGTTGACGACCTTAACCGCATCATCAGCATCGATGGTATAAGTCCCGCCTACCGGAACTAAGAGAACATCAACACTCCCTATCTCCTCAACCTGGGCAGGAGTCAGTACATGCCCCAGATCTCCCAGGTGAGCTATTTTGATGCCTTCCACTTCCAAGACAAAAACGGTATTCTTCCCCCGTTCCTTTCCTCCTGAACGGTCGTGGTAAGTGGCAACGCCTTTGATTTTGACGCCCTTAGCTGAATGTTCCCCTGGCCCCCGGACTACAAGGAAAGAACCCTTTACAGAGCCGACAGCGTTGTGATCATAGTGTTCGTGGCTGACGGTGACTATATCCGGCGTTACCTGAGGAATAGGGTAACCAACAGACTTATCGAACGGGTCTGTCAGAATTTTTACCCCGTTTCCTTCTATCAAAAAGCAGGCATGACCGTACCAAGTCAGCTTCATGGTTTTCCCTCCTATCTGACCTTCAATGCCCAGTATCCATCTCCCATATAACCAAACCGGTTATCGAGATTAATCTGGGTATAAACGGCGGCCATGTTGCGCGGGTTGATCTCCCGGTTCATAAACTGTAATACAGTTTCCACCAGTTCTCGGTAATACACAGGACCTTCCCGGTTTCGCAAAACCTCGTAAGCCCAATCTGCCTCGCTTTTCTTAGCGGTCAAAGCTAGTCCCCCCTACATCCTTTCCGGGGCCGAAACCCCCAAAACACCCAGAGAATTCTTGACGACTCGCCTTATAGCTTCCATCAATACCATTCGAGCGTCTCTCAGATTCTCCTCCTCGTTCAGCACCCGGTGATGGTTATAATAGCTATGGAACATCCCGGCCAAGTCCAGCACATAGCGGGCGATGCGGTGCGGGCTCAGGGTTGCTGCTGCCATTGATATCTCGTTAGGGAACTCAGCTACCTTGCGTAGCAATTCTAATTCCTCAGGTAGGCACAGAAGCCGCAGGTTAACTTCATCCGGATTCTTTAGAAGAATGCCAGCCCTCTCAGCTTGCCTCATAATGCTACAAATGCGGGCATGCGCGTACTGGACGTAGTAAACCGGGTTCTCCTGGCTCTGCTTTTGAGCCAGTTCCATGTCGAAGTCCAGGTGGCTGTCTGGACTTCGCATTACGAAAAAGAACCGGGCGGCGTCTTTCCCTACCTCTTCCAGCAGCTCGTCCAAGGTTACCAGAGTCCCCGTACGCTTAGACATCCGTACCAGTTCCCCTCCCCGGTACAACCTCAC
The sequence above is drawn from the Syntrophothermus lipocalidus DSM 12680 genome and encodes:
- the rpoE gene encoding DNA-directed RNA polymerase subunit delta, which translates into the protein MTAKKSEADWAYEVLRNREGPVYYRELVETVLQFMNREINPRNMAAVYTQINLDNRFGYMGDGYWALKVR
- a CDS encoding MBL fold metallo-hydrolase; translated protein: MKLTWYGHACFLIEGNGVKILTDPFDKSVGYPIPQVTPDIVTVSHEHYDHNAVGSVKGSFLVVRGPGEHSAKGVKIKGVATYHDRSGGKERGKNTVFVLEVEGIKIAHLGDLGHVLTPAQVEEIGSVDVLLVPVGGTYTIDADDAVKVVNQLDPQVVVPMHFKTPHCQINIAPVEGFLKNYAKAIKKPYLELTGVDRTGEKQVTVLDYFQK